From a region of the Pseudomonas fulva 12-X genome:
- the etfB gene encoding electron transfer flavoprotein subunit beta has protein sequence MADLNVVTLVSIGSHPASGRPRRAEQDARAVELGLRLAGEKLNVVHAGDPQEETLRAYLGMGLPGLTVLEQSSEADALPALTEHLQLAKAQLVLTGSQAETGEGSGMLPYLLAERLGWPLIVGLAEVESIEGGSAQVLQALPRGQRRRLKVRLPFVASVDAAAPAARQSAFGPARRGSLEREAVELVDDPLYANAQWQPARPRPKRLKVIKAKTGAERMKAATAKAAGGGGQVITGVSPQEGAEAIFKLLLDEGVLR, from the coding sequence ATGGCTGATCTGAACGTCGTCACCCTGGTTTCCATCGGCTCGCACCCTGCCTCGGGCCGCCCGCGGCGCGCCGAACAGGATGCCCGCGCCGTCGAACTGGGCCTGCGTCTGGCCGGTGAAAAACTCAACGTGGTGCATGCCGGCGACCCGCAGGAAGAGACCCTGCGCGCCTACCTGGGCATGGGCCTGCCCGGCCTGACCGTGCTTGAACAAAGCAGCGAGGCCGACGCCCTGCCGGCGCTGACCGAACACCTGCAACTGGCCAAGGCGCAGCTGGTGCTGACCGGCAGCCAGGCGGAAACCGGCGAGGGCTCGGGCATGTTGCCTTACCTGCTGGCCGAACGCCTGGGCTGGCCGCTAATCGTTGGCCTGGCCGAAGTGGAAAGTATCGAAGGCGGCAGCGCCCAGGTGCTGCAAGCCCTGCCCCGTGGTCAGCGGCGGCGCCTCAAGGTGCGCCTGCCATTCGTCGCCAGTGTCGATGCCGCCGCACCGGCGGCGCGGCAGAGCGCCTTCGGCCCGGCACGCCGCGGCAGCCTGGAGCGCGAAGCCGTGGAACTGGTCGACGATCCGCTCTACGCCAATGCCCAGTGGCAGCCAGCCCGCCCGCGCCCGAAGCGCCTAAAGGTGATCAAGGCCAAGACCGGCGCCGAGCGCATGAAGGCCGCGACGGCAAAAGCGGCCGGCGGTGGTGGCCAGGTGATCACTGGCGTCTCGCCACAGGAAGGCGCAGAGGCTATCTTCAAGCTACTGCTGGATGAGGGCGTGCTGCGCTGA